In a single window of the Caldisalinibacter kiritimatiensis genome:
- the rplJ gene encoding 50S ribosomal protein L10: MSSALEKKKQIVSEIKEKIDNAQSVVLVDYRGLNVEEVTELRKKFREAGVEYKVYKNTLMRFAFKDAGLEEFNEYLTGPNAVAFGYEDPVSPAKVTHEFAKEHETLEIKAGVVDGKVISLEEVKSLAELPSKEQLIAQVLGGLNGPISGFANVLQANIRNLAYALNAIKEKKEAEA; the protein is encoded by the coding sequence ATGAGCTCAGCACTAGAAAAGAAGAAACAGATTGTTTCTGAAATTAAAGAAAAAATTGATAATGCTCAATCTGTTGTTCTAGTTGATTACAGAGGTTTAAATGTTGAGGAAGTAACTGAGCTTAGAAAGAAATTTAGAGAAGCTGGTGTTGAGTATAAGGTATACAAAAACACCTTAATGAGATTTGCTTTCAAAGATGCTGGCTTAGAAGAGTTCAATGAATACTTAACAGGTCCTAATGCTGTTGCTTTTGGTTATGAAGACCCTGTGTCACCAGCAAAAGTAACACATGAATTTGCTAAAGAGCATGAAACTCTAGAAATTAAAGCTGGAGTTGTAGATGGTAAAGTGATTAGCTTAGAAGAAGTTAAATCTTTAGCTGAATTACCATCTAAAGAACAATTAATAGCTCAAGTACTAGGTGGATTAAACGGACCTATCTCAGGATTTGCTAATGTGCTTCAAGCTAACATTAGAAATCTTGCATATGCATTAAATGCTATTAAAGAAAAGAAAGAAGCAGAAGCTTAA
- the rplL gene encoding 50S ribosomal protein L7/L12 produces the protein MASEKVQNLIEEVKNLTVLELSELVKALEEEFGVSAQAPVAMAAMPAAGAAAGGAAEEKTEFDVILADAGSSKIKVIKAVRGITGLGLKEAKALVDGAPSPVKEGVSKDEAEEIKSQLEEAGATVELK, from the coding sequence ATGGCAAGCGAAAAAGTTCAAAACTTAATTGAAGAAGTTAAAAATCTTACTGTTTTAGAATTATCAGAATTAGTTAAAGCTCTTGAAGAAGAATTTGGAGTAAGCGCTCAAGCGCCTGTAGCAATGGCAGCTATGCCAGCAGCTGGAGCAGCAGCAGGTGGAGCAGCTGAAGAAAAAACTGAGTTTGATGTAATATTAGCTGATGCTGGAAGCAGCAAAATTAAAGTTATCAAAGCTGTAAGAGGAATCACAGGATTAGGATTAAAAGAAGCTAAAGCATTAGTTGATGGAGCTCCAAGCCCAGTTAAAGAAGGAGTATCAAAAGACGAAGCAGAAGAAATCAAGTCTCAATTAGAAGAAGCAGGAGCAACTGTAGAACTTAAATAA